Proteins found in one Neurospora crassa OR74A linkage group II, whole genome shotgun sequence genomic segment:
- the poli gene encoding DNA polymerase Tau produces MSIASALAICPDLVIVDGEDLTPFRDVSKRLYALLRSYSWNDRVERLGLDEVWMDVSDIIEYNVELLNRHDLEHSWFCLDNKDPEKGFAFDARGFAGQVYGREKVGLEGPGTGGYEGGQAGLLRTKLLLASHLALHLRLKIEEEGYTTACGISTNKLLAKLVGNVNKPRNQTTLLSLGPDDGEETVQRFMGSHQLRKIPGIGGKTAAALSDYFISQSKPGSSSPPNPKEITVDDLLSCPGLSPSKLDSLLSSLSSSSSTGTGTGKHILSLLQGHDPSPVKPARSIPTQISIEDTYFSCPLVTIEQIRRELVKITGSLLKRMKTDLMDDDKKRWLARPKTLRLTTRPRTDPKEGRGYGYGRVSKSQGLPGYVFNNGNAHGDDEIVQRLVAETLLPMFRELNPLNPRKGGKEYSIGLLNVCVTNMDSIDPTTAGGGGSGGGGRDIKNMFMRAREFTVYDPEHEHADNTGTQPETEAELLEHSDVDVDVDVHAGDPSHDPDLNLDMSDTSYESSNGKARGSLKNNDNGDPSTTNHQQQQHPVSTIHEQAQAQAQADRDTNHHLGTNMSTNHYYFHIEDDDEVWDDSPDNVWNHNEEEPTEEDIDYDDLRDAEGMSCVNGDSDGDGDGDGDGIKCPLCNHFIPLFALSAHERFHSMEEFEGELD; encoded by the coding sequence ATGTCCATCGCCTCCGCCCTAGCCATCTGCCCGGACCTGGTCATCGTCGACGGCGAAGACTTGACTCCCTTTCGGGACGTCTCCAAGCGTCTTTACGCCCTATTGCGCTCGTACTCATGGAATGACAGAGTCGAAAGACTGGGTCTGGATGAGGTCTGGATGGATGTAAGTGATATTATTGAGTATAATGTTGAGCTGCTGAACCGCCATGACTTGGAGCACTCGTGGTTTTGTTTAGACAATAAGGACCCGGAGAAGGGGTTTGCGTTTGATGCGAGGGGGTTTGCTGGGCAAGTTTATGGGAGGGAAAAGGTTGGTCTTGAGGGGCCTGGGACTGGGGGATATGAAGGTGGACAGGCTGGCTTGTTGAGAACGAaactcctcctcgcctcTCACTTGGCTCTTCACCTCCGTCTAAAaatcgaagaagaagggtacaCCACCGCCTGCGGGATATCCACGAACAAACTCCTCGCCAAGTTGGTCGGTAACGTCAACAAACCCCGGAACCAAACGACCCTCTTGTCTTTGGGGCCCGACGACGGTGAGGAAACTGTTCAAAGATTTATGGGCAGTCACCAACTGAGAAAAATACCCGGAATCGGAGGGAAAACGGCCGCTGCTCTCTCGGACTATTTCATTTCCCAGTCCAAGCCTGGCTCATCTTCACCCCCAAACCCCAAAGAAATCACCGTCGACGACCTCCTCTCCTGTCCCGGCCTATCACCATCAAAACTCGACTCCCTCCTCTCGTCACTTTCTTCATCCTCTAGTACAGGAACAGGGACAGGCAAACacatcctctccctcttgcAAGGCCATGACCCCTCCCCTGTCAAACCTGCTCGGTCGATTCCCACGCAAATCAGCATCGAAGACACTTATTTCTCCTGCCCTTTGGTCACCATCGAGCAAATCCGGCGGGAACTGGTGAAGATCACTGGGtcgttattaaagagaatgAAGACGGATCTGATGGACGACGACAAAAAGAGGTGGCTAGCAAGGCCCAAGACGCTACGGTTGACGACGAGACCGAGGACGGACCCgaaagaggggagggggtatgGCTATGGGAGGGTCTCGAAGAGTCAGGGTCTGCCTGGTTACGTTTTTAACAACGGTAACGCCCATGGTGACGACGAGATTGTCCAGAGACTTGTCGCCGAGACATTGCTACCGATGTTCCGCGAACTTAACCCGCTTAACCcgagaaaagggggaaaggagTATAGTATCGGGTTGCTAAATGTCTGTGTGACGAACATGGACTCGATCGATCCCACGAccgctggcggcggcggcagcggaggaggaggaagggataTCAAAAACATGTTTATGAGGGCGAGGGAATTTACCGTTTACGATCCCGAACATGAGCACGCCGACAACACCGGAACCCAACCCGAAACTGAAGCTGAACTTCTCGAACATTCagatgtggatgtggatgtggatgtgcaTGCAGGAGACCCAAGCCACGACCCGGACTTGAACCTGGACATGAGTGATACAAGCTATGAATCCTCTAACGGGAAAGCAAGAGGGTCACTGAAAAATAACGACAACGGGGACCCCAGCACCACtaaccatcaacaacaacaacatcccgTCTCAACCATCCACGagcaagcacaagcacaagcacaagccgACCGCGACACAAACCATCACCTGGGTACAAACATGTCAACCAACCATTATTACTTTCACatcgaagacgacgacgaagtcTGGGATGATTCACCAGACAATGTGTGGAATCACAATGAAGAAGAACCTACAGAAGAAGATATTGACTACGACGACCTGAGAGACGCCGAGGGTATGAGTTGTGTCAATGGCGACagcgatggtgatggtgatggtgatggtgatggtatCAAATGTCCACTATGCAACCACTTCATTCCTTTATTTGCATTATCTGCTCATGAGCGGTTTCACAGTATGGAGGAGTTTGAGGGGGAATTAGATTAG
- a CDS encoding ubiquitin-protein ligase, variant, translating into MAIYTPQARSTREGTMNINDTSTPPSMAVSTTSPFWPLGPFPNRVDSHANSHPLPHQLQHPPQDPLQHPQAPFSQGSSQRQQQQQHPQWHPHPFPQSHRAFGPPPSAGSIITTNNLNRKYSNGNNNNLNGNSPGSGNLSSNVSVNRPPTANVQVRRRPHAATTAGRFRSATRVPDLPVLNNLRITSNTGNTNVDDSSSSDEGFSSPAARPQRPEHRRSMSHPFPSLFSSKKKKAYQMYAGDSGSETVDDAGYAPKLGTSRPSTQHSRNHRNVPSTGSKDYSTGNCMTCGCLVRWPKELSVFKCTICLTVNDLQPSSSGQGQGQGPRRDASRNSPPAAEERVFSHERPISLGHTKSLATQCLRSYLSSALRSKSGRQADVQPDSYFTLAKVPSQDQQESSLSSPSDPGRVPAATSRAVGVSPQPQRDGLTVPNTDLDPQQRSNRTPRSYSSSYPEKRPAIPDLVLQAPGPQASPQIANPEIDSRRIFKRLEDYIISCLTSYQCLNTSFSTTRPSHQPRPSGEPERRRRPTQSQPQPRPQPPPIPQPEARKNSVTTEQPFVELDAKMLLLGDFAENGLWWTGGHEEKVPGRSSSNRSDPGASAVSPRSPRIDWAEVEDWYTAVLDAVRSWPKFYDELVSEDSSLAVPPEALKEIEAQLLVGQDHVHRSLLRASETIMKRPGRLMTAPHELRFILILAANPLLHANYKPYTGEFRHMDSFWSTQGGPSSGRHSGIIKRIVGLLSNTPNECHNHLVNWFARYPEPLFIKTKDLISSFLAFRLNRQNEKKYDARVDITAGLIPSLNAGRSAASLHAALGSSQASGKKQKEKKKIYNEDWQIKASAQVLALIFAANNTGHSRRSLANLTDGPVASTRDRVQMRGQILATSDFYTTLLDDSDLVADFETWESKKGKFAFCQFPFLLSIGAKIQILEYDAKRQMEDKARDAFFNSILTHRVIQQHLVLDVRRDCLVDDSLKAVSEVIGSGGEDIKKGLKINFKGEEGIDAGGLRKEWFLLLVREVFNPDHGMFVYDEDSQYCYFNPASLEPSEQYFLVGVVFGLAIYNSTILDVALPPFAFRKLLMAAPPPTLATSQPRQPMTYSLDDLAEYRPRLASGLRQLLEYDGDVESTFCLDFVVDIERYGSTERVSLCPNGERRPVTNANRREYVDLYVRYLLDTAVTRQFEPFKRGFYTVCGGNALSLFRPEEIELLVRGSDESLDISALKSAATYDNWSTKNPVETEPTVGWFWELFEEASPADQRKLLLFITGSDRIPAGGAAALSIRIACLGEDCGRYPTARTCFNSLALWKYGSRERLKEVLWTAVLESEGFGLK; encoded by the exons ATGGCCATCTATACCCCCCAGGCACGGTCTACGCGAGAAGGTACCATGAATATCAACGACACCTCCACGCCTCCTTCGATGGCGGTCTCGACCACTTCGCCCTTTTGGCCATTGGGGCCTTTTCCCAACAGAGTGGATTCCCACGCCAACTCGCACCCGCTCCCGCACCAACTCCAGCATCCGCCTCAAGATCCGCTTCAGCATCCACAAGCGCCGTTTTCACAGGGATCCTCGCagcggcagcaacagcaacagcatccGCAGTGGCACCCGCACCCGTTTCCGCAGTCGCACCGTGCCTTTGGTCCTCCGCCGAGCGCTGGCAGTATCATCACTACAAATAACCTGAACCGAAAGTacagcaacggcaacaacaacaacttgaACGGCAACAGCCCCGGCAGCGGAAACCTGAGTTCCAACGTAAGCGTCAACCGGCCACCCACCGCAAACGTCCAGgtccgccgccgtcctcaTGCTGCCACGACCGCCGGTCGATTTCGAAGTGCCACCAGAGTTCCGGACCTCCCTGTCTTGAACAACTTGCGCATCACCAGCAACACAGGCAACACCAACGTCGACGATTCCAGCTCATCTGACGAGGGTTTCAGCTCTCCAGCTGCTCGTCCTCAGAGACCAGAGCATCGACGCTCCATGAGCCATCCTTTCCCGTCTCTGTTCTCgagcaagaaaaagaaggcaTACCAGATGTATGCTGGCGATTCCGGGTCCGAAACGGTAGACGACGCCGGTTATGCGCCCAAGCTCGGTACCAGCAGGCCTTCAACACAGCATTCTCGTAATCATAGGAATGTTCCTTCTACGGGTAGCAAGGACTATAGCACGGGAAATTGCATGACGTGCGGGTGCTTGGTGCGATGGCCCAAGGAGCTTTCCGTCTTCAAGTGTACCATTTGCTTGACCGTCAACGACCTACAGCCATCCAGCTcaggccaagggcaagggcaggGTCCTAGGCGGGATGCTTCCCGGAACTCACCTCCCGCAGCGGAAGAGCGAGTCTTCTCTCATG AACGACCAATTTCTTTAGGTCATACAAAGTCACTGGCCACACAATGTCTGCGTTCATATCTTTCGTCTGCTCTACGCTCAAAATCGGGCCGACAAGCAGATGTGCAGCCAGACTCTTATTTTACCCTGGCAAAGGTTCCTTCGCAAGATCAGCAGGAAAGTTCGCTTTCGTCACCAAGTGATCCAGGAAGGGTACCGGCGGCAACAAGCAGGGCGGTAGGCGTGAGCCCACAACCGCAGCGCGATGGGTTAACGGTTCCAAATACTGACCTGGATCCTCAACAGCGTTCCAATAGAACGCCTCGGTCGTACTCATCATCCTATCCCGAAAAACGACCGGCCATTCCTGATCTCGTCCTCCAAGCACCCGGTCCTCAGGCGAGCCCACAGATTGCGAATCCTGAGATAGATTCGAGGCGGATTTTCAAACGGCTTGAGGATTATATAATCAGCTGCCTCACCTCGTATCAGTGTTTAAATACTTCGTTCTCGACAACCCGCCCGTCGCACCAGCCTAGACCTAGTGGCGAACCAGAGCGTAGACGTCGACCAACGCAGTCGCAACCTCAGCCCCGACCTCAACCCCCACCCATACCTCAACCCGAGGCCCGCAAAAACTCGGTTACTACAGAACAGCCGTTTGTTGAGCTGGACGCCAAAATGCTTTTGCTGGGGGACTTTGCGGAGAATGGTCTCTGGTGGACGGGAGGACACGAAGAAAAGGTACCAGGGAGGTCATCGTCCAACCGGAGCGATCCTGGCGCGTCTGCAGTAAGCCCAAGAAGTCCTCGAATTGACTGGGCGGAAGTAGAGGACTGGTATACGGCAGTGCTTGACGCTGTGCGGTCCTGGCCCAAGTTTTACGATGAGCTTGTCAGTGAGGATTCCAGTCTCGCTGTGCCTCCTGAAGCGCTTAAGGAGATCGAAGCACAGTTGCTTGTGGGACAGGACCATGTTCATAGGTCGCTTTTGAGGGCTAGCGAGACGATTATGAAACGGCCCGGACGCCTGATGACTGCGCCTCATGAGCTACGGTTTATTCTCATTCTTGCCGCTAACCCACTGCTTCATGCCAATTACAAGCCATATACCGGCGAGTTCCGGCATATGGACTCATTCTGGTCTACTCAGGGCGGTCCCTCTTCTGGAAGGCATTCCGGAATCATAAAGCGTATCGTCGGTCTTCTGTCTAACACTCCCAACGAGTGTCACAATCATCTCGTCAACTGGTTTGCGAGGTACCCGGAACCTCTTTTCATAAAGACAAAAGATCTCATCTCGAGCTTCTTAGCATTTCGACTTAACCGACAGAATGAAAAGAAGTACGATGCCAGAGTGGATATTACCGCCGGTTTGATTCCAAGTCTGAATGCTGGCAGGTCTGCGGCCTCACTTCATGCTGCGTTGGGATCTTCACAGGCATCAGGAAAGAAgcagaaagaaaagaagaagatatacAATGAAGACTGGCAGATCAAAGCCTCGGCGCAGGTTCTTGCGCTGATTTTCGCCGCCAACAACACGGGACATTCACGGCGCAGCCTCGCCAATCTTACGGATGGACCCGTGGCGAGCACAAGGGATCGGGTCCAAATGCGCGGGCAAATTCTTGCCACAAGCGATTTCTACACCACTCTTCTTGACGACTCCGACCTCGTGGCGGATTTTGAAACATGGGAGtcgaaaaaaggaaagttTGCCTTTTGTCagtttcccttccttctcagCATAGGCGCCAAGATCCAAATCCTTGAATATGACGCGAAGCGGCAGATGGAGGACAAGGCAAGAGACGCCTTTTTCAACAGCATCTTGACTCATCGTGTTATCCAGCAGCACCTGGTGTTAGATGTTCGTCGGGATTGCCTGGTGGATGACAGCCTCAAGGCTGTGAGCGAGGTGATCGGCAGCGGCGGGGAGGACATCAAGAAGGGTTTGAAGATTAATTtcaagggagaagagggcaTTGACGCTGGCGGGTTGCGGAAGGAGTGGTTCTTGCTCCTTGTCCGTGAGGTGTTCAATCCCGATCATG GGATGTTTGTCTACGACGAGGACTCCCAGTACTGCTACTTCAACCCCGCCTCTCTTGAGCCATCCGAGCAATACTTTCTAGTCGGCGTCGTCTTCGGTCTCGCCATTTACAACTCCACCATCCTCGACGTCGCCCTGCCACCGTTCGCGTTTCGAAAACTCCTCATGGCCGCACCGCCTCCCACGCTGGCCACGTCCCAGCCTCGCCAACCCATGACGTACAGTCTCGACGACCTTGCAGAATACCGTCCCCGCCTCGCCAGCGGCCTACGCCAGCTCCTTGAGTACGACGGAGACGTCGAATCCACCTTCTGCCTCGACTTCGTCGTCGACATCGAACGCTACGGATCCACCGAGCGCGTCAGCCTCTGCCCCAACGGCGAACGCCGTCCCGTGACCAACGCCAATCGCCGCGAATACGTCGATCTGTACGTACGCTACCTGCTGGATACGGCGGTGACGCGCCAGTTTGAGCCTTTTAAACGGGGGTTCTACACCGTCTGCGGCGGCAACGCCTTATCACTCTTCCGACCCGAGGAGATTGAGCTGCTGGTCCGAGGCTCGGATGAAAGTCTGGATATCTCGGCGCTCAAGTCGGCTGCTACCTACGATAATTGGAGTACGAAGAATCCGGTGGAAACGGAGCCAACGGTTGGGTGGTTCTGGGAACTTTTTGAGGAGGCATCCCCCGCAGATCAAAGGAAGTTGTTGCTGTTTATCACGGGCAGTGACAGAATACCCGCGGGAGGGGCGGCGGCGCTGTCGATTCGGATTGCGTGCCTGGGCGAGGATTGCGGGCGGTATCCGACGGCGAGGACGTGTTTTAATTCATTGGCGCTGTGGAAGTATGGAAGTCGGGAGCGGCTGAAAGAAGTCTTGTGGACGGCGGTGTTGGAGAGTGAAGGATTTGGGTTGAagtga
- a CDS encoding ubiquitin-protein ligase — protein sequence MAIYTPQARSTREGTMNINDTSTPPSMAVSTTSPFWPLGPFPNRVDSHANSHPLPHQLQHPPQDPLQHPQAPFSQGSSQRQQQQQHPQWHPHPFPQSHRAFGPPPSAGSIITTNNLNRKYSNGNNNNLNGNSPGSGNLSSNVSVNRPPTANVQVRRRPHAATTAGRFRSATRVPDLPVLNNLRITSNTGNTNVDDSSSSDEGFSSPAARPQRPEHRRSMSHPFPSLFSSKKKKAYQMYAGDSGSETVDDAGYAPKLGTSRPSTQHSRNHRNVPSTGSKDYSTGNCMTCGCLVRWPKELSVFKCTICLTVNDLQPSSSGQGQGQGPRRDASRNSPPAAEERVFSHACLERPISLGHTKSLATQCLRSYLSSALRSKSGRQADVQPDSYFTLAKVPSQDQQESSLSSPSDPGRVPAATSRAVGVSPQPQRDGLTVPNTDLDPQQRSNRTPRSYSSSYPEKRPAIPDLVLQAPGPQASPQIANPEIDSRRIFKRLEDYIISCLTSYQCLNTSFSTTRPSHQPRPSGEPERRRRPTQSQPQPRPQPPPIPQPEARKNSVTTEQPFVELDAKMLLLGDFAENGLWWTGGHEEKVPGRSSSNRSDPGASAVSPRSPRIDWAEVEDWYTAVLDAVRSWPKFYDELVSEDSSLAVPPEALKEIEAQLLVGQDHVHRSLLRASETIMKRPGRLMTAPHELRFILILAANPLLHANYKPYTGEFRHMDSFWSTQGGPSSGRHSGIIKRIVGLLSNTPNECHNHLVNWFARYPEPLFIKTKDLISSFLAFRLNRQNEKKYDARVDITAGLIPSLNAGRSAASLHAALGSSQASGKKQKEKKKIYNEDWQIKASAQVLALIFAANNTGHSRRSLANLTDGPVASTRDRVQMRGQILATSDFYTTLLDDSDLVADFETWESKKGKFAFCQFPFLLSIGAKIQILEYDAKRQMEDKARDAFFNSILTHRVIQQHLVLDVRRDCLVDDSLKAVSEVIGSGGEDIKKGLKINFKGEEGIDAGGLRKEWFLLLVREVFNPDHGMFVYDEDSQYCYFNPASLEPSEQYFLVGVVFGLAIYNSTILDVALPPFAFRKLLMAAPPPTLATSQPRQPMTYSLDDLAEYRPRLASGLRQLLEYDGDVESTFCLDFVVDIERYGSTERVSLCPNGERRPVTNANRREYVDLYVRYLLDTAVTRQFEPFKRGFYTVCGGNALSLFRPEEIELLVRGSDESLDISALKSAATYDNWSTKNPVETEPTVGWFWELFEEASPADQRKLLLFITGSDRIPAGGAAALSIRIACLGEDCGRYPTARTCFNSLALWKYGSRERLKEVLWTAVLESEGFGLK from the exons ATGGCCATCTATACCCCCCAGGCACGGTCTACGCGAGAAGGTACCATGAATATCAACGACACCTCCACGCCTCCTTCGATGGCGGTCTCGACCACTTCGCCCTTTTGGCCATTGGGGCCTTTTCCCAACAGAGTGGATTCCCACGCCAACTCGCACCCGCTCCCGCACCAACTCCAGCATCCGCCTCAAGATCCGCTTCAGCATCCACAAGCGCCGTTTTCACAGGGATCCTCGCagcggcagcaacagcaacagcatccGCAGTGGCACCCGCACCCGTTTCCGCAGTCGCACCGTGCCTTTGGTCCTCCGCCGAGCGCTGGCAGTATCATCACTACAAATAACCTGAACCGAAAGTacagcaacggcaacaacaacaacttgaACGGCAACAGCCCCGGCAGCGGAAACCTGAGTTCCAACGTAAGCGTCAACCGGCCACCCACCGCAAACGTCCAGgtccgccgccgtcctcaTGCTGCCACGACCGCCGGTCGATTTCGAAGTGCCACCAGAGTTCCGGACCTCCCTGTCTTGAACAACTTGCGCATCACCAGCAACACAGGCAACACCAACGTCGACGATTCCAGCTCATCTGACGAGGGTTTCAGCTCTCCAGCTGCTCGTCCTCAGAGACCAGAGCATCGACGCTCCATGAGCCATCCTTTCCCGTCTCTGTTCTCgagcaagaaaaagaaggcaTACCAGATGTATGCTGGCGATTCCGGGTCCGAAACGGTAGACGACGCCGGTTATGCGCCCAAGCTCGGTACCAGCAGGCCTTCAACACAGCATTCTCGTAATCATAGGAATGTTCCTTCTACGGGTAGCAAGGACTATAGCACGGGAAATTGCATGACGTGCGGGTGCTTGGTGCGATGGCCCAAGGAGCTTTCCGTCTTCAAGTGTACCATTTGCTTGACCGTCAACGACCTACAGCCATCCAGCTcaggccaagggcaagggcaggGTCCTAGGCGGGATGCTTCCCGGAACTCACCTCCCGCAGCGGAAGAGCGAGTCTTCTCTCATG CCTGCCTAGAACGACCAATTTCTTTAGGTCATACAAAGTCACTGGCCACACAATGTCTGCGTTCATATCTTTCGTCTGCTCTACGCTCAAAATCGGGCCGACAAGCAGATGTGCAGCCAGACTCTTATTTTACCCTGGCAAAGGTTCCTTCGCAAGATCAGCAGGAAAGTTCGCTTTCGTCACCAAGTGATCCAGGAAGGGTACCGGCGGCAACAAGCAGGGCGGTAGGCGTGAGCCCACAACCGCAGCGCGATGGGTTAACGGTTCCAAATACTGACCTGGATCCTCAACAGCGTTCCAATAGAACGCCTCGGTCGTACTCATCATCCTATCCCGAAAAACGACCGGCCATTCCTGATCTCGTCCTCCAAGCACCCGGTCCTCAGGCGAGCCCACAGATTGCGAATCCTGAGATAGATTCGAGGCGGATTTTCAAACGGCTTGAGGATTATATAATCAGCTGCCTCACCTCGTATCAGTGTTTAAATACTTCGTTCTCGACAACCCGCCCGTCGCACCAGCCTAGACCTAGTGGCGAACCAGAGCGTAGACGTCGACCAACGCAGTCGCAACCTCAGCCCCGACCTCAACCCCCACCCATACCTCAACCCGAGGCCCGCAAAAACTCGGTTACTACAGAACAGCCGTTTGTTGAGCTGGACGCCAAAATGCTTTTGCTGGGGGACTTTGCGGAGAATGGTCTCTGGTGGACGGGAGGACACGAAGAAAAGGTACCAGGGAGGTCATCGTCCAACCGGAGCGATCCTGGCGCGTCTGCAGTAAGCCCAAGAAGTCCTCGAATTGACTGGGCGGAAGTAGAGGACTGGTATACGGCAGTGCTTGACGCTGTGCGGTCCTGGCCCAAGTTTTACGATGAGCTTGTCAGTGAGGATTCCAGTCTCGCTGTGCCTCCTGAAGCGCTTAAGGAGATCGAAGCACAGTTGCTTGTGGGACAGGACCATGTTCATAGGTCGCTTTTGAGGGCTAGCGAGACGATTATGAAACGGCCCGGACGCCTGATGACTGCGCCTCATGAGCTACGGTTTATTCTCATTCTTGCCGCTAACCCACTGCTTCATGCCAATTACAAGCCATATACCGGCGAGTTCCGGCATATGGACTCATTCTGGTCTACTCAGGGCGGTCCCTCTTCTGGAAGGCATTCCGGAATCATAAAGCGTATCGTCGGTCTTCTGTCTAACACTCCCAACGAGTGTCACAATCATCTCGTCAACTGGTTTGCGAGGTACCCGGAACCTCTTTTCATAAAGACAAAAGATCTCATCTCGAGCTTCTTAGCATTTCGACTTAACCGACAGAATGAAAAGAAGTACGATGCCAGAGTGGATATTACCGCCGGTTTGATTCCAAGTCTGAATGCTGGCAGGTCTGCGGCCTCACTTCATGCTGCGTTGGGATCTTCACAGGCATCAGGAAAGAAgcagaaagaaaagaagaagatatacAATGAAGACTGGCAGATCAAAGCCTCGGCGCAGGTTCTTGCGCTGATTTTCGCCGCCAACAACACGGGACATTCACGGCGCAGCCTCGCCAATCTTACGGATGGACCCGTGGCGAGCACAAGGGATCGGGTCCAAATGCGCGGGCAAATTCTTGCCACAAGCGATTTCTACACCACTCTTCTTGACGACTCCGACCTCGTGGCGGATTTTGAAACATGGGAGtcgaaaaaaggaaagttTGCCTTTTGTCagtttcccttccttctcagCATAGGCGCCAAGATCCAAATCCTTGAATATGACGCGAAGCGGCAGATGGAGGACAAGGCAAGAGACGCCTTTTTCAACAGCATCTTGACTCATCGTGTTATCCAGCAGCACCTGGTGTTAGATGTTCGTCGGGATTGCCTGGTGGATGACAGCCTCAAGGCTGTGAGCGAGGTGATCGGCAGCGGCGGGGAGGACATCAAGAAGGGTTTGAAGATTAATTtcaagggagaagagggcaTTGACGCTGGCGGGTTGCGGAAGGAGTGGTTCTTGCTCCTTGTCCGTGAGGTGTTCAATCCCGATCATG GGATGTTTGTCTACGACGAGGACTCCCAGTACTGCTACTTCAACCCCGCCTCTCTTGAGCCATCCGAGCAATACTTTCTAGTCGGCGTCGTCTTCGGTCTCGCCATTTACAACTCCACCATCCTCGACGTCGCCCTGCCACCGTTCGCGTTTCGAAAACTCCTCATGGCCGCACCGCCTCCCACGCTGGCCACGTCCCAGCCTCGCCAACCCATGACGTACAGTCTCGACGACCTTGCAGAATACCGTCCCCGCCTCGCCAGCGGCCTACGCCAGCTCCTTGAGTACGACGGAGACGTCGAATCCACCTTCTGCCTCGACTTCGTCGTCGACATCGAACGCTACGGATCCACCGAGCGCGTCAGCCTCTGCCCCAACGGCGAACGCCGTCCCGTGACCAACGCCAATCGCCGCGAATACGTCGATCTGTACGTACGCTACCTGCTGGATACGGCGGTGACGCGCCAGTTTGAGCCTTTTAAACGGGGGTTCTACACCGTCTGCGGCGGCAACGCCTTATCACTCTTCCGACCCGAGGAGATTGAGCTGCTGGTCCGAGGCTCGGATGAAAGTCTGGATATCTCGGCGCTCAAGTCGGCTGCTACCTACGATAATTGGAGTACGAAGAATCCGGTGGAAACGGAGCCAACGGTTGGGTGGTTCTGGGAACTTTTTGAGGAGGCATCCCCCGCAGATCAAAGGAAGTTGTTGCTGTTTATCACGGGCAGTGACAGAATACCCGCGGGAGGGGCGGCGGCGCTGTCGATTCGGATTGCGTGCCTGGGCGAGGATTGCGGGCGGTATCCGACGGCGAGGACGTGTTTTAATTCATTGGCGCTGTGGAAGTATGGAAGTCGGGAGCGGCTGAAAGAAGTCTTGTGGACGGCGGTGTTGGAGAGTGAAGGATTTGGGTTGAagtga